A genomic region of Gadus macrocephalus chromosome 5, ASM3116895v1 contains the following coding sequences:
- the dnajc17 gene encoding dnaJ homolog subfamily C member 17 encodes MSGKAKDLLQMDLYGLLGIDGTATPKEIKKAYRQKALTCHPDKNPDNPKAADLFHQLSQALEVLTDAAARAAYDKICAAKIQAAERTRKLDGKRKKFKFDLEAREGQAETQTQEEAGNTRSLEEEIARLREEGSRQLQEEQRLIREQIQREREEQEHRGAGYTHPDSGLGRCSKSNVTPKLKLKWKCKKDDDTNGGYSQEDLSRLLHKYGDVLNVLVSSKKKGSAVVEFATVRAAELALKNERGLNENPLKISWLEGEPEYVAPASLPDQFSPQAPLSTERDYESVVLMRMRQAAERQRLIEEMQEEDDKAEAKVKS; translated from the exons ATGTCTGGAAAAGCAAAGGATCTTCTGCAGATGGACCTGTATGGTCTGCTCGGCATTGATGGCACTGCTACACCGAAAGAG ATAAAGAAAGCGTATCGACAGAAAGCGCTGACATGCCATCCCGACAAGAACCCGGACAACCCGAAAGCAG CGGACCTCTTCCACCAGCTCTCCCAGGCTCTCGAGGTGCTCACCGACGCGGCGGCCAGG GCGGCCTATGATAAGATCTGCGCGGCCAAGATACAAGCAGCGGAGCGGACCAGAAAACTCGATGGCAAGAGGAAGAAATTCAAGTTTG ACTTGGAGGCCAGGGAGGGTCAGGCCGAGACCCAGACCCAGGAGGAAGCGGGGAACACGAGATCCCTGGAAGAGGAG ATCGCCCGTCTGAGAGAGGAAGGCTCCAGGCAGCTTCAGGAGGAACAGCGACTGATCCGGGAGCAGATCcagcgggagagggaggagcaggagcataGAGGAGCCGGTTACACGCACCCAG aCTCGGGGCTGGGGAGATGTTCCAAGAGCAACGTGACCCCCAAATTGAAA TTGAAGTGGAAGTGCAAGAAAGATGATGACACTAACGGAGGCTACTCTCAGGAAGACCTTTCCAGACTGCTGCACAAG TACGGGGATGTTTTGAATGTGCTCGTGTCAAGCAAGAAGAAAGGAAGTGCTGTGGTTGAATTTGCAACTGTCCGAGCAGCT gaGCTGGCGCTGAAGAACGAGAGGGGCCTGAACGAAAACCCCCTGAAGATCTCGTGGCTTGAAGGAGAGCCAGAGTATGTCGCCCCGGCGTCCCTACCTGACCAGTTTTCGCCTCAG gccCCGCTGAGCACGGAGCGCGACTACGAGAGCGTGGTGCTGATGAGGATGAGGCAGGCCGCGGAGCGCCAGCGGCTCATCGAGGAGatgcaggaggaggacgacaaAGCAGAGGCCAAGGTCAAGTCCTag
- the LOC132457823 gene encoding cdc42 effector protein 3-like translates to MPLRTTFRKQYSGRWRLNSKHREVLSVNMISLPLADFRHVSHIGNNAHTDSFGDLSFLKKGHSLLLKSSQSEQNLFLACSPPPKPPRLNLDEEAPGNPGWDGARHAPQKRKKCSSLPLLDTEEMEEEMDGMMEYQHRASNLRHSPSRGSLSSERDRDSSATCSEDVASQLKEEDSSLSFSLDLGPSILDDVLRVMENLHH, encoded by the coding sequence ATGCCACTAAGGACCACTTTTCGGAAGCAGTATTCAGGGAGGTGGAGATTGAACTCAAAGCACCGGGAGGTGTTGTCCGTCAACATGATCAGCCTACCCTTGGCCGATTTCCGGCACGTCTCCCACATTGGAAACAACGCCCACACGGACAGCTTTGGGGACCTTTCCTTCTTAAAAAAGGGCCACAGCCTCCTCTTAAAAAGCTCTCAAAGTGAGCAGAACCTCTTTCTGGCCTGCTCGCCGCCCCCCAAGCCCCCTCGCCTCAACCTGGACGAGGAGGCTCCTGGGAACCCGGGGTGGGACGGGGCACGCCATGCCCcgcagaagaggaagaagtgCAGCTCTCTGCCCCTGCTGGACaccgaggagatggaggaggagatggacggCATGATGGAGTACCAGCACAGGGCCTCCAACCTGAGGCACAGTCCCAGCCGAGGCAGCCTGAGCTCAGAGCGCGACAGGGACTCCAGCGCCACCTGTTCGGAGGATGTGGCCAGtcagctgaaggaggaggataGCAGCCTCTCCTTCAGCCTGGATCTTGGTCCTTCTATCCTTGATGATGTTCTCCGGGTGATGGAGAATCTGCACCATTGA